The Elaeis guineensis isolate ETL-2024a chromosome 13, EG11, whole genome shotgun sequence genome includes a region encoding these proteins:
- the LOC105056313 gene encoding acetyl-CoA acetyltransferase 2, with protein MAPSGVYDDLKPRDVCIVGVARTPMGGFLGALSSLSATKLGSVAIQCALKRANVEPALVQEVFFGNVLSANLGQAPARQAALGAGIPNTVVCTTINKVCSSGMKATMFASQSIQLGINDVVVAGGMESMSNAPKYLAEARKGSRFGNDSLIDGMLKDGLWDVYNDFAMGMCAELCADQHLIAREEQDSYAIQSNERGIAAQHSGAFSWEIVPVEVSAGRGKPPIIVDKDESLEKFDPVKLRKLRPSFKENGGSVTAGNASSISDGAAALVLVSGAKARELGLEVIAKIKGYADAAQAPELFPTAPSLAIPKAISNSGLEASQIDYYEINEAFSVVALANQKLLRLPAEKLNVHGGAVSLGHPLGCSGARILVTLLGVLRHRNGKFGVAGVCNGGGGASALVLELMPRAKIERSLL; from the exons ATGGCACCATCTGGGGTTTATGACGACTTAAAGCCCAGAG ATGTATGTATTGTTGGCGTTGCACGTACACCAATGGGTGGCTTTCTTGGTGCCCTATCATCTTTATCAGCCACCAAACTAGGGTCTGTTGCCATTCAAT GTGCTCTTAAAAGGGCAAATGTTGAGCCAGCACTTGTTCAAGAAGTCTTTTTTGGGAATGTTTTGAGTGCCAATCTGGGGCAGGCTCCCGCCAGGCAGGCAGCCTTGGGTGCTGGTATACCAAATACGGTGGTCTGCACCACCATCAACAAAGTGTGTTCATCCGGGATGAAGG CAACAATGTTTGCATCACAAAGTATTCAGTTGGGAATCAATGATGTTGTTGTGGCTGGTGGCATGGAAAGCATGTCGAATGCTCCGAAATATTTAGCAGAAGCAAG AAAAGGATCTCGATTTGGAAATGATAGTCTTATTGATGGCATGCTTAAAGATGGTCTGTGGGATGTCTATAATGATTTTGCCATGGGAATGTGTGCTGAATTATGTGCCGACCAACATTTGATAGCAAGAGAAGAGCAG GATTCTTATGCCATTCAAAGCAATGAGCGTGGAATAGCTGCTCAACATAGCGGTGCATTTTCTTGGGAAATTGTTCCG GTGGAAGTTTCTGCAGGTAGAGGAAAACCACCAATAATTGTCGATAAGGATGAAAGTCTTGAAAAA TTTGATCCTGTAAAATTAAGAAAGCTCCGTCCTAGTTTCAAGGAGAATGGTGGTTCTGTTACTGCTGGCAATGCTTCTAGTATAAG TGATGGTGCTGCTGCTTTAGTGTTAGTGAGTGGGGCGAAAGCTAGGGAACTAGGATTGGAAGTGATTGCAAAGATCAAAGGATATGCTGATGCTGCTCAG GCTCCCGAGCTATTCCCAACAGCCCCATCTCTTGCAATACCAAAAGCTATTTCAAATTCTGGCTTGGAGGCTTCTCAAATAGACTATTATGAGATAAATGAAGCTTTCTCT GTTGTGGCTCTAGCAAATCAGAAGCTTCTTCGGCTGCCTGCT GAAAAGCTTAATGTGCATGGTGGTGCTGTTTCTTTGGGACATCCTCTAGGATGCAGTGGCGCACGCATTTTGGTCACTTTGTTAGGG GTTCTTAGACACAGAAATGGCAAATTTGGAGTTGCTGGAGTTTGCAATGGTGGTGGGGGAGCCTCTGCACTTGTGTTGGAGCTCAT GCCTCGTGCGAAGATCGAACGCTCTTTGCTATGA
- the LOC105056312 gene encoding LOW QUALITY PROTEIN: phosphate transporter PHO1-3 (The sequence of the model RefSeq protein was modified relative to this genomic sequence to represent the inferred CDS: inserted 1 base in 1 codon) gives MAKFSEQFEAQLVPEWKGAFVDYPQLKKDLKRMQVLGACQGPTNKPPQTPLAHRLLSPFFGSCGHKHREVMQVHKKLTSSASRGXLYETELLDQFAGTDTVRDFFARLDSQLNKVNQFYKQKEKEFVERRESLNKQTVIFLELKAAPRQQPERGLLGNHSKEDPSISCSIAPEEESIKDQDQPQEISTGELEKCEVQIPVSPQRPDDSGTLDKARREEGKLRSLSGNVIDFQGKNLKINIPLTTPSRTICAIGDLVSQSKKGGPEGGKLNISKTKLHDAENMIRDAFIELYKGLGYLRTYRNLNMQAFVKVLKKFDKVTGKQVLPLYFKVVESSYFNISDKAIKLMDEVEEIFIKNFAEDDKQKAMKFLKPHQHKESHAVTFFIGPFMGCFIALFIGYCIMAHKAGMYTGQSDSIYMDTVYPVLSMFTLLFLHLFLYGCDIFMWRKTGINYSFIFEFAPTKELKCRDVFLICTTSMTIVVGVMLAHLSLTAKGYSSTKIQAIPGILLLMFLVVLMCPFNIVYRSSRFHFLKVIRNIIFSPLYKVVMVDFFMADQLCSQVPMLRSLEYVACYYITGSYKTEDYGLCMRTKHYRDLAYAVSFLPYYWRAMQCARRWFDEGQTKQLINLGKYVAAMLAAGARVAYEKEKTIGRLSLVVVISSIATVYQLYWDFVEDWGLLQFNSKNPWLRNELMLRRKFIYFLSMGVNCVLRLAWIQTVLHSNFGSLDYRVTSFLLGALEVIRRGQWNFYRLENEHLNNAGKFRAVKTVPLSFHEVDQDWSADD, from the exons ATGGCGAAGTTCTCCGAGCAGTTTGAGGCCCAGCTTGTTCCAGAGTGGAAGGGCGCTTTTGTTGACTACCCCCAGCTGAAAAAGGACCTCAAGAGGATGCAAGTCCTTGGTGCCTGCCAAGGTCCCACAAACAAGCCACCACAAACTCCTTTAGCCCATAGGctcctctctcccttttttgGTTCATGTGGACACAAGCATCGTGAAGTCATGCAG GTACATAAGAAGCTCACAAGCTCGGCGAGCAGGG TGTTATATGAGACCGAGCTTCTGGATCAATTTGCGGGCACTGATACAGTAAGAGATTTCTTTGCTAGGCTTGATAGTCAGCTCAACAAGGTGAACCAATTCTACAAGCAGAAGGAGAAGGAGTTTGTAGAGAGACGGGAGTCTCTAAACAAGCAAACGGTGATCTTCCTTGAGCTTAAGGCTGCCCCCAGACAGCAGCCTGAGAGGGGCTTACTGGGTAATCATTCAAAGGAGGATCCATCCATATCTTGCTCAATTGCACCTG AGGAAGAGTCCATCAAGGATCAAGACCAACCCCAAGAGATCTCAACTGGTGAACTTGAGAAGTGTGAGGTCCAGATCCCTGTTTCTCCTCAGAGACCAGATGACTCAGGGACGCTGGATAAGGCcaggagagaggaagggaagcTTAGGAGCCTCTCTGGTAATGTAATTGACTTCCAGGGAAAGAACTTAAAGATCAACATACCCCTGACCACACCTTCAAGGACCATCTGTGCCATTGGTGACTTAGTTAGCCAGTCAAAAAAGGGTGGTCCAGAAGGTGGCAAGCTCAACATCAGCAAGACTAAGCTTCACGATGCAGAGAATATGATCAGAGATGCCTTCATTGAGCTCTACAAAGGGTTGGGGTATCTCAGAACCTATCG AAATCTGAACATGCAGGCTTTTGTAAAGGTTTTGAAGAAGTTTGACAAG GTGACAGGAAAACAAGTCCTCCCCTTATATTTCAAAGTGGTAGAAAGTTCATATTTCAACATCTCAGACAAG GCAATTAAGTTAATGGATGAGGTGGAGGAAATCTTCATCAAAAACTTTGCAGAAGATGATAAGCAGAAGGCCATGAAGTTCCTCAAGCCCCATCAGCATAAAGAATCGCATGCTGTCACCTTCTTCATTG GCCCTTTCATGGGATGCTTCATTGCACTGTTCATTGGATATTGTATCATGGCACATAAAGCAGGGATGTACACTGGACAATCAGATTCTATTTACATGGACACTGTCTACCCTGTCCTTAG CATGTTTACCCTCCTGTTCCTACACTTGTTTCTGTATGGGTGTGACATCTTCATGTGGAGAAAGACAGGCATTAATTATAGCTTTATATTTGAATTCGCCCCTACCAAGGAGCTCAAGTGCAGGGATGTGTTCTTGATATGTACTACGTCCATGACTATAGTGGTGGGAGTCATGCTTGCCCACTTGAGCCTCACTGCAAAAGGGTATTCTTCCACCAAAATCCAAGCAATCCCTGGCATTTTACTTCTG ATGTTCTTGGTGGTGCTCATGTGCCCTTTCAACATTGTCTACCGATCGAGTCGCTTTCACTTCCTTAAAGTTATCAGGAACATCATCTTTTCACCACTGTACAAG GTAGTCATGGTAGACTTCTTCATGGCTGATCAACTTTGCAGCCAG GTTCCAATGCTTAGGAGTCTGGAGTATGTGGCTTGCTACTACATAACTGGCAGCTATAAAACTGAAGACTATgggctttgcatgagaaccaAACATTACAGAGACTTGGCTTATGCAGTGTCCTTCCTTCCTTACTACTGGAGAGCCATGCAG TGTGCACGAAGATGGTTTGATGAAGGGCAGACAAAACAGCTCATTAACTTGGGAAAGTATGTTGCTGCAATGCTTGCAGCTGGTGCCAGAGTAGCATATGAGAAGGAGAAGACCATTGGGCGGCTCTCCCTCGTTGTTGTTATATCCAGCATTGCAACTGTGTATCAGTTATACTGGGATTTTGTCGAGGATTGGGGCTTGCTCCAATTCAATTCAAAAAACCCATGGCTTAGGAATGAATTGATGCTCCGTCGGAAGTTCATATACTTCTTGTCAATG GGTGTGAACTGTGTCTTAAGGCTTGCTTGGATACAAACTGTTCTCCACTCCAATTTTGGGAGTTTGGATTATAGAGTAACCTCATTCTTATTAGGAGCTCTTGAGGTGATTCGGCGGGGGCAATGGAATTTCTACAG GTTGGAGAACGAGCATCTAAACAATGCCGGAAAGTTTAGGGCCGTCAAGACAGTTCCACTGTCTTTTCATGAAGTGGACCAGGACTGGTCGGCCGATGACTGA